The sequence CCAGGTAGACGAGCCCGACGTTGAGGATCCGCCCGGCGAGGAGGACGGGGACGAGCAGCGCGTACTCGCCGGCGCCGGGCAGGCGCAGGCGCAGCCAGGAGATGGCCGCCGCCATGGCGGCGAGCTCGATCGACATCGCGGGGGCCACCGGCGGATAGAAGGGCGGCATCCCGGTGAGCGCGCCGGAGAGGAGCGGCACGACGAAGGCCGTCGCGGCGGCTGTCGACGGCCGCGCGAAGAAGGCGAGGGCGACGAGCGGAAGATACATCGGCATGAAGACGGAGCCGAGGTGGAGCACGTGGAAGACCATCGGCAGAAGCAGGGCCGCGGCGCCGAACATCCCGCCCCAGGCGAGTTCGCGGGAAACCGACCGCACGACGATCGTCCGCCCGGTCACGGCCGCTCCTTCCCGCCCTGCAATCCTCCGAGGACGATCCGCGCGTCGGCGACGACGCACCGGTCCGCCGCGCACATGACGGGATTGAGGTCGATCGAGTCGATCCAGGGCGCCAGTTCCATCGCGAACTCGGAGAAGAGGAGCATCGTCCTGGTCAGCGCCTTCATGTCGACGGGCGGCGAGCCGCGGTACCCCTCGATCAGTCGCCGGGCCACCAGGCCCTCGACCATCGAGCTGACGTCCTTCTCCCGGAGCGGCGCCATCCGGATGCTCGTGTCCCGGTAGATCTCGACGGCCACGCCCCCCATCCCGAGGAGCACGACGGGCCCGAACTGGGCGTCGTTCTTCGCGCCGACGATCAGCTCGACGTCCCCCGCCACCAT comes from Candidatus Krumholzibacteriota bacterium and encodes:
- a CDS encoding acetate--CoA ligase family protein — encoded protein: MLTTEMEKILVAARKTGWVLEPEAKRLVAMIGIDVPRHRWARAEEEAVAAARVIGWPVVAKLVSPAAMHKSDVGGVVVGIPDEAALAAAWARFSAFERFEGMLVEEMVAGDVELIVGAKNDAQFGPVVLLGMGGVAVEIYRDTSIRMAPLREKDVSSMVEGLVARRLIEGYRGSPPVDMKALTRTMLLFSEFAMELAPWIDSIDLNPVMCAADRCVVADARIVLGGLQGGKERP